The DNA sequence gaaattcatttcaaaattaaggattatctacctcacgcatagctcttatccttagacgaatttgactccactttttggggcacactgtttttccctgtaatagctccaaaacttcattgttatttcggatttcaaacatttcggttgagcatcactgaagagacattatttgtcgaaatgcgcatctggtgcatcaaaattggtactgtataagttttacattgatcacTTTTGTCATTTTCACCTTTTTTATACAATCGGACCTCCAACTTGCAgagaaaataatttttgtcGGGGGTAGTCATTCATCTTACTTGTTGCTTTCACTTGGATCCTTATTTTCATCTTCCCGGGTTTAGAATCTAGAGGTTTGCTTTTCTTCTTCGGTTGAATCATCACCGAGTAGCTGAGAACCAGAAAGGATagatcgatcctcgtgtgatgtcatatgttcttgcaatttttttaaatgaaattaaactttgcgcatgatagaaataaatttttcagaGGAATCTCattcactggataaaataaaaataaagaaggtaaattataatattgaaagtgaatttttttttatattttctatagataatcaattatttataatggAACAAATGTTGtcagggcaataactcctatgctgatATTTCCTCTACTGTACGTCTATTATACATGATATCCTTAACATctacaattaatttatacatatttatatattagcagtttttctaaactattgacattaaaaatttgtaatttaaacaagtttttatctattttttgttattctgttttacgaaagtgtgattttctgatgttgacctatacttctgtttttgtatgtctgccatctttaaaaaggtggcaagaTACATATTTTCTTTGCTTATTAATTAAAATAAGCTAAATTGAGtttttcaaccattaatatttataagtcacatgaggatagAGCAACCTTAATATGCCCAAGAATATATGATCCCTTGTTAGCCATTATTGGAAGTAATCAAATGCACAATGCTCTATCACTCCCAAACATTAATACGTGGTAGTCTTGGGACATTGAACCATAAAGATGAAAtagaagataacgaatagtgatcaatctcacaattcctataaggaatacaaaatatagagttggacaaacacggacccctggatataccagaggtgggatcaggtgcctaggaggagtaagcatcccctgtcgaccggtcacatccgccgttaTAGATAAagataaaactttttttttaaatctttcttTTGTATTTTCAGAATTTCAAATTGGAGGTGATTTAGAGCTTCCATGCAATGTCACAGCTTCATTTACTCgggtaaaatatttgaatacttTGTATCTGTCTTGACTTGTAAAATAACATCAATAAGAAATTAAATTGCCTCGCTCTTTCTATAACCAAGCTTAGTCTAATTCTTTCCATGTTCCACAGTGATGGGCAGTAAAATAAAAGTTCACTGTAATATCACAAGTAAACCCCTGACTGCAGACGGATGTATTGAAAGGCTTTAGTTTGATGTTTACCTGGGTTTCATTTAAGGGGGGGGCTTTCCTTTcttttggggggaggggtgtaTGCGCCCCAAACATTTTCGGGAGAGCATATAGTCGCTATCGTGtctgtttgtccgtccgtctgagctcatatctcctaaacctttcataaGTGATCACAAATTTTCCTTGGGTAACGTAATTTTGGACCAAGTCTCTCATAGTTCATTTTGGAAAGTTCAAGGTCTCTCAGAACATATAAAAggtccttatttcaacagttttggtataaaagttccttatttcaacagattttgaacatatttggatcatatatcacacaagtAATAGGCAAATGATTTTTGGACAAAGGTTACGCAAGGTCATTTTGCaacggtcaaggtcactcagaacatatgctttatatatataaaaaaaattcatttcaataatatttcaacagttattcatCACCAAAACGGAGTTCGTCAAGGGTGCTCGCTCTCCCCTTTTCTCTTCCTGCTCGCTATTGACTGGATAATGCATATGTTGACGGTCAAAACAGCAACAGGAATCCAGTGGATAACTTTCAAGCAACTTGACAATTTCGACTTCGCAGATGACGTGGCACTAAGGTCCCATACCCAACAACAAACGCAGGAGAAGACCAACAACATAGAATCCACTTCAGCGCAAGTAGGCCTAAACATCAACAAGGGGAAGACCATGATCTTCAAGGTTAAAACCGTCAGCAGCGAACCAATCAAGCTGGAAGATGAGATACTAGAAGAGGTGAAGTCTTTCACATACTTGGGAAGTGTCATCGACAAACTGGGCGAAACTGATGCTGATGTGAGAGCTAGAATAGGAAAAGCCAGAGCAGCATTTCTACAACTGAAGAACATGGAATTCCATAGAGCTGACTCTGCAGACCAAGATCAGGCTGTTCAACTCAAACGTCAAGTCAGTTCTTCTCTACGGGGCTGAAACATGGAGGACAACAGTGGCAACAGTCAAGAACGTCCAGACCTTTATAAATTCTTGTCTGCAAAGGATATTCCAGTTATACGGGCCGAAAACCATCAGCAACAAAGACTATTTGGCAGCGAAAAAAACAACTTCTTAGACGACGCTGGAGGTGAATTGGTCACACACTCCGTAAGCTAGCGTCAAACATCACAAGACAAACGCTGACCTGGAATCCCAAAGGCAGGAGAAACAGAGGCCGGTCAAGAAACACGTGGCGCTGAGACCTCGATGCTGACACCAACAAAAATGGGATACATCTGGAGAAAGATTGAACAGGAGGCTGTTTTTAGTCAAAAACTTCCCGATCGCCAAAAATCTGTGTCAATGTTCTCTGCTTCTGTCGCACGTAGAACTATCATTTTAGTTTAGATTTGTTCCTGAGAAAAtccttcaaatgttgatataagttatacatgtatgacaatttgttattgttaaaggtgttacttactcgtttgaattttcttgaattttcccttgtgttgactttcgtcgcccttctctcccccccccccccccccccccccgggtaaTATATCATGCCAAAGTCACGCGATTCGTCACCGTGATACAGATTTCCCTGATTTTCTTGAGAATAATAATCAGCACTGTGcatatttttcttcttaaatTTCCAAACACAATTGCAGTTTGCTTGGACCAAGCCAGGATCAGTTATAGCGGAGTGCAGAAGTAATAAACTAAACATAAACGACCCCAGAGCTCATGTGTCGACCTCTCAGACGGACAGCAATTTCCGAGAATTGGTCATCCGAGGAATCAGCAACCATGACACTGGGAACTATACCTGCACTGTTTACTTTAATGGTAGACAACCAAGCGAAACGGTATACATCGTCAATGTTGTTGGTAAGATTTCATTACGTTTATTTGAAGCTTGACgattaaaatgaattaaattgtGCTTACAATATCTAATAATGCTAACAATCCTTCATAACATACTTTGAATGGCTGTCAATCTTGATATGATTCAATGTTTTTCTACGGCAAGCAACATAGGTTTATGTGACCAGTTGTATTTTTGGTTTTCAGAATTAACGAGTACTATGTCTAGCGCGGACATAAAAACGGATTATACTCCCACAAATATGAAAACGACAAAGGATGGTAATGTCTTGTTTACAAAGGATGGTAATGTCTTGTTTACACCAATTTCTAtacagttttgtttgtttgttttataatgaAATCATCGTAAGATTTACTCTCCTCAGTCAGCATGTCAGGGAACATTTACTTGAGGTTACTTAGCTCTTACTACGTTTCTATCAGGCATCCAGCAGTTCAAAGTGGCACCTCATAGTGTATCAGCCGCCTGGGGGTTTTCCATGAAATAAAGTTCTGTCCATTTCAAGTGGATTCTGGTCACAAGAATttaatcagtcatccaaaaattactttgttaaacaccactctgattccatgcataagtactttgaagttgaaataaaaaacatggtagagttcctcattgacaatatttccgttgtctttggtgatcaggtcttccaacagtctgttggaattcccatgggcacgaattgtgctcctttgtcaGCTGACCTgattctatattcatatgaaacagaatttattcaaaaacttctacgtgagaagaaaaatatcttgctgtgaccttcaattcgacatatatatatactgattcTTTATGTAAAGTTGTTTTTATATCTTTTCTCTTTTATGTTATAGCGCCAATAAATGGAGAAACCAAACAGCGGTGCAGCTACGTCAActttgtgtttctttttttatttgacatgttttgtgtttctatatttttatatgtataatttGACAAATATCATGACTTTGATATGGTACACATCgagttaaaaataaaaaaaaaaatcaccaaacTCTATGCTCTTTGAGCTCATTAATGTGCAAGACAATGCTCAAAATTATAGTAAAGTAacataaaagaaatataagatgAAGCTGAGTACAGGTGCATGTATGACTCAGTGATGAAATACAGTACTGCTCTAAATCTTTACATAGTTTACATACTCAAAGCGAATTAAAACCATTGGATAAAACATAAATACCATCAATTAACTCAATTTATACATGCGCGAAATACTAACTGGGAGAATGAGGTGGAATGCCATTCACATaatgtgttattattagtatacagaggtcataacttatttacagaaacaagttcCTGTGGGCAAAAGTCATGGACTGGAAGGTGGGACCACAAATCAATCAGATGTTGCCAGATTTCTGTATATGGTGCTCTTTACAGCTCACTATGAGTGAAGTCTATCTTATCGCAGTTTAGACACTGTTTTCCAAACTTCTCTCGTTAgctacgagggctgttcgatatgtaatgtgtattgtaccacagcgcgataacgctttgcacgatttcgtgaatgatgatactcttgaatagctctattcaatacttttccaacggtataaacacgagccttcatctccacatagttttaaacttatagtcatttcaatagagccagtcgtgaacactgttgtaaaaatggttgggaaacgggttgaaaatattgaagaaattagagcttatataaaagtttgcacaaaactcggtcattcggtaatgtagatttttactgaattggggaaAGTTTATGGGTcttataaggtatcttatgagacagttcgtagatggagaaagaaatttgtgactggcacagagtccatcaaagatgcagcaaaatctgactgacctgtgactgtaacaggcaaggcaaatgtctcaaaaggaaaataattgaaagtgatgacagatacacgattcgtaatattgccaaagctgttggcatatcgctatcgcgggtgcatttcattttgaagcgtatatTGAAAGTACGTAAGATTTTTGCCAAATGGATCccgcatacatgtattttgacagatgaccaaaaacgggtacgagtacaaaccgctaagcaattgctcaaaatgtttcccaaattcgatcaaagacaatttgcaaacattgttactggtgaagAAACATgagttcactatttcgaaccagtgaGAAAAcctggaaacaaaatatggacaacaaaacacggtagaaggcctttagttgccaaaagaaccataagcacaaagaaggttctttattgcatatattcttctcatgtgatggtatagccgtacaaattccggtgccgaaggacaaaagtgttacaggtcggtattaccgagatgttataccaaaaaagctcaagaaatatcattataaacaacgccctgtgtcaggatttaggcatgttcgtctactttatgataatgctccatcataTACATCTGAGCATGTAAAGCCATTTTTTAAGtaggagaaggttaccgtcttgccacacccaccatactcttcagatctagccccatgcgaatttttcctttttccaaaatttgaaaagttcttatctggtcgccGTTACAAGTACCGACAaacccttggctcagccatcagtcagtgcctcagaggtctacctaaatcagcgtaccgtgacgcatttcagagaTGGATTCAGAGAtacaaaccgcggagaatactttgaagggatgtacgAACCgctgctttaaccactgagctacgattacaaacaaatcgatcgaaacaaataatttcataaaacattttaatcGACATCTTGTGATGTAGTGTCATAAAGGGTATAAGCTTTAATGTAGTGAGCAACCTTAATTTCTTTATAGAAATTCCATACTTGTACTTACTATAACCAATctaagcaacaacaaaaaactccAACTGTTAACAACATATCAAGAAAAGGAAGAGGGAAAACCGCAAGATGATGTCACGTACGAAGTTAATTTTGCTCTCAGGCAGTCGATCGTCACCATTTACCACCTTCTGGATTCCTCCTTGTATGAGAAAACTGCTTACTCTACTTTCAATAACACTTACGAACCACTCAGTCACTAGTCTAGTCCTTCGTACTAGTAcaaaagcctattagtatcactacgtacaaaataaatattacactACCTCGTAATTCAAGAAAATATCTAGTAATAGAGATATCATCTCGAAATCACGAGAGAAGATCTCGTAATCACGAGAAATGTATCTTGCATATCATGACTATTGCCATTTGGTCACGTGATGTCTCTGTATGTCAACAATGTCAGAAAACTTACATCTTACATCATTACtttatgttaaaaaattaaactATTTAATGAATGGGGAAAAAATGGATACAGTACAAGCAAGGAAATATTTATCTCCGTTTTTATCATAAATACAGCCATGCAGCGATACCCACGCAAGGCTCCTGATGTATTGCAGAGTCTATGTAAAAACATAAGCCCCAAACACTGTATCATAAACATCTTATTTGTCAGAATTCAAAATCATTCGGATTCGTGGGGGACGCCTatctaaaataatttcatatcctaaattttgcagcccttcaccggcaatggtgacgtctccatatgagtgaaatattcttgagagtgacgtaaaacaatatttaatcaatcaaatttTCTGCAAATAGGAAGAAAACACTCCTCCCAGATTCCCCCATTAATACTTGTCTTAAAGGTAGCCCATTagactaaaattttatttaatgcctcgttaaaacacctcttataaagtatgatttcactatcgaaagagtgatacaagctctcaagtattttacatgaattttttgtgatttatttctgCAAATATTTTCTTCTCCTTGCTGACTCAGACACCATTTCATCTCTCTGCTATTACATATTATCACTGCAtctttgatatataaaaaaaggtgctttgtttgcaaataacaTACTCTcaagtccaaatttcgctgtgatttgatgaataatatgaatatttaaggAAACATGCCTGAACAACTCAGATAAACGTtctaatttttcaaataaaaataataaatatataaatgtattcggtatatacataaatacaaagGATAACCcgtgaaagctcgaaagcttatttccaatggggtcctttgtaTGCACGGGTGTTTGCGCCAGGGGtcgtttataaaaaaaaaattataaaaaaaaaattatgaaaattcaaaACGTTATTAGTTAATATTTTTTagatctacggataaaatctttaaaaatcatgtcaattagataaaaaatatgtcagtgaaatatattctaaacagaaattgaaatgaaatattcaaaattcagaaacattacgatttttcaaatttcaataaaacccgatcggaattataaaaaaagtagtcatagagaacattgtaatcagaaaactacattcccttgatgtaaaatggttttacaaatcaaatgaatttataaaggaaacgaatttcttgatgaaaagtGCGTACAATTAGCAACGATATGATTATTATAGCAATGTctcaattttgatcgggatcggtacttttttctctcgttttgatatactatatacatgtatatatatctgaaattttgtcatttcgtttcaattccctttcaaaatatgtttctttGATGTATCgcttttctaac is a window from the Ostrea edulis chromosome 5, xbOstEdul1.1, whole genome shotgun sequence genome containing:
- the LOC125652148 gene encoding uncharacterized protein LOC125652148 isoform X2; amino-acid sequence: MAFVIVFIGVWTLVTVQAKEFQIGGDLELPCNVTASFTRFAWTKPGSVIAECRSNKLNINDPRAHVSTSQTDSNFRELVIRGISNHDTGNYTCTVYFNGRQPSETVYIVNVVELTSTMSSADIKTDYTPTNMKTTKDAPINGETKQRCSYVNFVFLFLFDMFCVSIFLYV
- the LOC125652148 gene encoding uncharacterized protein LOC125652148 isoform X1 encodes the protein MAFVIVFIGVWTLVTVQAKEFQIGGDLELPCNVTASFTRFAWTKPGSVIAECRSNKLNINDPRAHVSTSQTDSNFRELVIRGISNHDTGNYTCTVYFNGRQPSETVYIVNVVELTSTMSSADIKTDYTPTNMKTTKDGNVLFTKDAPINGETKQRCSYVNFVFLFLFDMFCVSIFLYV